The Sporocytophaga myxococcoides genome contains the following window.
CTGACTTTACAAATAATTATAAAATCGGAGCAAGCTTTAGTTATCCTTTATTTCTCCGCAATGAAAGAGGTAAACTACAATCAACAAGATTAAAAATTAAAGAAACTGATTACGAACTTCAGCAAACAAACCGTGAAATAGAAAATAGTATCAAGCAGTCTGCCAATGATTGGATTGCTTTGTCGCGACAGATAGAATTGCAGGAAAGTCTGGTAAGAAATGCAGATGCTTTGAAAACAGGAGAGATTATAAGATTTGAAAATGGTGAGAGTTCTATTTTTTTGGTTAATTCACGTGAGAGTTCTCTTATTTCAAACAAAGTTAAACTGTATGATTTAATAGCTAAATATGCCAAATCTAAAACTACTTTATTATGGGCAGCAGGAAATGTAACTTTTTAGTCGTCCCTGGCTTACCTTTCTGTTTCTCCTGCCCGATCTTTCAATATCTGTCCCTCGGTCTGTAGCACTAGTATCTGCCATCAGTTGCATAGTTATCCTTCTCAGGCTCATGATGACAAAAGAAAATGTGTCTTTTGCTTAAATGTTGTTAGATTAAGTATATGCTTTTGAGGATTGCTCTTGGTTCTTTGTGTGAATAAAATGGAATTTCTATTCTCCATAATCCTCAAAACTTAAATATGTAACAATTTGTTCTTTGTCTTTCAGATCAATTAGTTTGCATGAATTCCAATCCATTAAAAGAAGATTCCATTTGCGACCTAATACATTCAGCGTATCAGTTACTTTGTCTTTACCTGTGGGAATTGTTCCGGCAATCCAGATGGACGATACTATGTCCGATTCAAATTGGAAGAAAAGTCCATTCCAGTTTTCTCCGTAACCCAATGTATTTTTACTAACCATTTCTCCCGGACTGATTCCTGTTGTCACTAATGTCTTCCTGGGTAGTGATAGATTTAATAAGACTTCTTCCAATTCAGTAACAGGTATCCCTCTGTCTTTTAGTTTTAATTCATTTTCTTCTCTGACCATAATATCAGAATAGCCGATTCCATCAAAATTTTTCTCTGCAAATTCCTCGATATTTTCAGCCTGCTTTATTAAAGCATTAAAGTTTTCAAATGGTACAATTTCAACTTGTCTGTAGTCATCCTCGTGATAAAAGATAGAACCGTAATTCGCAGGAGAATATTTGGTTGAATCTTTTTTTCTGAATGCTAACCATACAAGCATTATTAGGATAAGTATAAAGGGGATTACTGCAAGTTGCATATGGTTAATACTAATCGTTATTTGAAAGGTTCTCGATTCTATCGATCTTGTTTGTCATGAGTTTAAAGATACTGAATTTTCAATTGGATTATTAATCAAATCCCCAGCTTGTGCGAGTATAGCGATCCAATCGCTATACTCGAAAATCCTCGTTAATGAAACGAGGACTATTGGAAAATATAAAATTATTTATGCTCTGTGCTTTAATTTTTGTAATTTTTAAGATTATTTGAATAAAAACAGGTTTATTAAAATTTGCTTCTTAGGTCTAAGCAATTCTCTTTGATGCGTGACGTCTTATTGAAGAGTTAGCCTGATATTTTAAAAATTAAATTTTACAATCATATATTAAATCTAATGCGAATAGTTTCATTTTTAGTTACCATATTCATATCAAATACACTACAAGCTCAAATAAATAACTGGTCTAAAGGTGCTATAAAAACTGAAGAAAGTTTCGTTAATTCCATAAATGTTGATGCAAATAAGGAAGTATACTTTGGTGGAAGCTTCAAAGACACAGTGCAGAGTGATGATTTTTATTTTGAGACGCTTCCTGGAAAATATAAAATTCTTTGCGGCAAATATAAGAATGACGGTACATTGCTCTGGGTTTCAGCAGACGGAGAATGCGATTTTATAAGTGTGTATTCGACTGATTACGATCAGTCGGGTAATTTATATGTAGGAGGTATGTGTGGAGGAGATATTACGTTTAATGGTATAACTTATCCTCAAATGGATGCTGGTTTCTTTGTCAAATATGATAATCAGGGCAATCCTCAATGGATAAGATTTATTAAAGGTGACTCTGAATATAACTATAATATTCTCACTTCTTTAAAAGTTGATTCTGAAAACAACATTTATACTTATGGACTTTATTCGGGAATCATTGACTTTGGAGATACTACTGTTGCTTGTTTACAAGGGATAGGGGCAAGTGCCTTGCTAGCAAAATTTGATCCTTCCGGACTTTTTTTATGGGCGAGATCTTACCTTCCTACCGGAGGTGATCTTTTAGTAACTAAAGCTGAAGCAATAGAAATTGATGGTGACGATAATGTTTATGTTTCAGGAGGTTTACTTGGAACATTGACAATAGATTCAACAACCATTACTTCTTTTGAAAAGGAAGATATTTTTATCAATAAAGTAGATAAAAACGGAAACTCAAAATGGCTTATAAAGGAAGGGGTTGATGGCATAGATGAATATGGAAAATTGAGTGCCATCCATGATGATGCATTGTATTATATTATGGTATTTCAAGGAGACTCTACTGTCGTTAATGGGCAAATTCACAGAGGCGTTAATAGTGTGTATAGTTTGGTTACAGGACATGTTTTGATAAAATACGATACCTCCGGTGTTGTTCAATGGTCAAAACTGGTTGCTACTCCGATCCAAAATTTAGGTCATATCCAAACATTTAAAATTGACCTGGACAAGAGAGGAAATATCATTGCTGGTGGTTGTTATAGCGGAGGTGTTGATTTTATTGACACGACTATTTCAAATAATGGAAATTTTGATCCATACATTCTTAGACTAGATCCTTCTGGAAATTTAATTGATGCGTGGAGTGAAGGCTATAAAACGACAGAGTATGTAACGGATATGGAGGTTGATGACTGCGGTAATTATTACCTTGGCGGAATGTTTATAGATTCAACAGGACTAGGTGGAATTCCACTTAAGACAAAATCTGAGAAGGCGGCTCATTTTATTTCAAGGATATCAACGAATAAAGATTGTGATCTTATCCTGGGAATGGGTAAACAAAGTTCGGACATGTCTGATATCATGATATTTCCCAATCCTGCTTATAACAATGAGAGTGCTCAAATATCAATTGGAGAAGCGATGTCTGGCGCAATTAACATCAGACTAAAAGATGTGATGGGCAATAAAGTGCATGAACAAACTGCTTTTTTCAATAATGATTTGTCACTGAAGGTTGCCACAGATAATCTTGTATCAGGAACTTATTTTGTGGAAATATCAGATGAGAAAAGAAGCCAGGTGAAGAAGCTGGTGGTTGTTAAGTAAGACAATACTAATATTTGCAGTACTATTGATTTGTAGGTTTGGTTTGAATTTTAATAAATCATAATTGTTATGAGTTTTTTTTCGATTTTTGGAGGTAATGATGATATCAAGGATGATTCGTTGCCATGGTATAATCTGCCTTCTATTTTTGAATATATAAAAGGTAATCTGGATAGTGATGGAAATCTATCAAAGGAAGGAAATAAACTCCCGGATGAAGAGAAAAGGTACGAGAATGAAAAGGTGCGATGGATTGCAGGTGGTTTGGATGGAACACTAAGTTATCACGCTCAAAGTGGTAACTCTGCCAAGGACACCAAAAAGGTTGTAGAATTAGTAAAGGCAATTTCTCAAAAGAATAGTCTGTCTAAAAAAGTAGAACTGTATAATCTTCTGCTGAAAGACAATTTGATGGAATTTATTGATCCATCTTTAGAGAAAATAGCTGCATTAAATCTTTCTATCAAACCATACTTAACTGAGTATGCGCGATGGCTCGCATTTAAGGGCGCGGACAGAGGTCCTGTTAAATTCGGAATAGCATTACTTGGATTTATCGGGGATAAAAGTGCCATTGACAAACTAATTACTATTGGGAAGCATGAAGAGTTCACACTGTTCTCGGTAGTTGCTTTAACCAACATATATGAAGACCCTGAGATGGAATTGTGGGAGTTAGCAAGACATGTTGAAGGCTGGGGGAAAATACACATTGTCCAAAGATTGGGGAAAACGCAAAACTCCAAAATCAAGAAATGGTTGATCCGGGAGGGTTATAAAAACAGTATTATGTATGAATACCTTGCCTATACTTGTGCTGTCGGTGGAGACTTAAGAGAGGAGTTGCGGGCCGAGGTGGTAGATGATGAACTCTTGAACGCTGCAGGTGAAATCATAGAAGCCCTTATTAATGGAGGCCCGGCAGAAGATTTGGATTTATATGAAGACGGTGCAGAGGTTGTCATGCTGTATGTACAACATATGGAGAAAAAAACTAATCAGACATTGGCTGATTTTTTGGTGCTCCAATCAATAAAGAGATATATGGAAGATGAAAATGCAGATTGGAAGGAAAGAGAAACGTTAGGTTGGATAGAAGATCTGAAAGTAAATTTGCTTATTGATATTCACAAAATGATCAATGATATCAAGTGGGAGCAAATGATCAAGACGAAATTGGATACAAGAGATCCTCGGGAAATGTGGCAGGTAGATCAGGTTGCGGAGTTCTTAGGAATTGATATGTGGGATATACATTGGAACCGATTAACTGAAAGCCCAACCCAATCAGAGCATTGGTATAAGATCATGCAAAGTGCCAATAATGATAACATAGATAAGATTATTACATTAGCTTTAGAGCAATTGCCTCTTGATGAAATTGCGACCGGGCCTGCTGATGAGCTTGGATTAGGAAGAGAGTTTGAACTACACAGCTGTCTTGATTACCTGCTTCAGAGACTGGGAGCATTCCCCAATAAGGGTTTTCCCCTGATTAAAGCAGCATTGAGAAGTCCGGTAACAAGAAACAGGAACTTTGCCATTAAAGCTTTGTCTTCATGGGGAGCGAGCAATTGGCCAGAAGGAACTGAAGCGTTATTGGAGTCAGCAGAGAAGGTGGAACCTAATGAAAGTACTAAGACAGATTTAAGAAATCTTTTAAATGGAAAAGATATTGATTGAAAATGCGATCTATGGCTTGAAGGTTTAACACGTTTTTCAGATTCTGTCTGGTACGTCACAGGCTGGAGAGTAGGGCCATTTGAACTGAGATACCACAAATATGCCCTTAATATCTCATGCTATATTTTATTTCGAAGTTTGAAACTTGTTCTATTTGATTTTTATATTTGTTACAATCTTTTCCTCGGTCTGTGGCGCACAGACCGAAACCTTTCCAAAGGTACCTAGCTTGAATGACTTTCAAGTTTAAAATTATGTTTAACCATTATTCAAGATTCCGTCCGGTGTGCCACCGGCCAGGGAGAGGAACGGAGATACCCCAAATAAGCCCTAATATCTAGGACTTGATTTTATTGCGAAGTTGACAACTTATTCTATTTGATTTTTATATTTGTTACAATCAACCATTTTTAGCTATGACACAAATTACTATCGCAACCTTTAATTGCGAGAATCTTTTCAGACGATTTAAATTTGAAAAAGGCATTAATTCTGCAACAACCAAAACAGAGGGCTTTATTATTGATCCAAAGAAATTTGATATTATCATTGATGCTGAAAGGGCTGCAACTGCTGCAGCTATAAAGGAAACCAAGGCTGATATCATCGCTCTTCAGGAGGTTGAAAATATGGATGCTTTGAAGCAATTTAATAATCAGTTTCTAAGTAAGTCTGGTTATAAGTATAAAGCTATTATTGATGGAAATGATCCCAGATTTATTGATGTCGCGATTTTAAGCAAGGTACCTTTTGATGCAATCAGGACGCATCAGTTTCTAAGAACTGCCAATAACAAGAGTTATATTTTTTCCCGGGACTGTCTTGAAGTTGAATTCAATATTGAAGGCAAACCTTTGACACTTTTTGTAAATCATCTTAAATCAATGATGGATGGACGGGAGGTTACGTCCGAAAGAAGAAAAATTCAGGCGGAAGCAGTAGTTGATATTTTAAAGAAAAAATATGGAAGCAACCCTGGAAATCATAACTGGATTGTCCTTGGTGATATGAACGACTATAGGCCGTCTTCAGCTCTTGATATCTTCTTTGATAATAAATGGATCGTTGATGTCTTAGAAAGACTTCCGGAAGATGAACGATGGACACATTTCTATGATAAGAAAAAAGAATACCGACAGATTGACTACATTTTATTGTCCAAAAAACTTGCCACTGGTAATAAAGAATCAATTCCCCGAATCATCAGAAAAGGTTGATTGTAAATCTTCATTCAAGTTTCCGTCCGGTGCGCCACCAGCCGGGGAGTAGAATTAAATCGACCTGTGGTCTGGAAGTCCATGGAATTGAGATATTCAAGATCCTGTTAAGTCTAAAATCTTGATTCAGGCAACCTCCCAATCCTGAAGGGATTGAATATTTGTAGATAGCTCAGCATTGCCTTGGTGCCGACACCATAGTCAACTTAACATTGTTCTGTAAACCATAATAAGCGGTTTGGTCATCCTGAGCCCTGCGAAGGATCTGTTAGCCACAAAATAATTTGCCATTTAAATCACAATAATTCCAGATAGCTTAAATTTTATACACTTTGAAAGTTCAGATGTTTCGCAGGCTCAACATGACAAAGTAAAGATTCACATTGTTTAATAGAATTAGAAGGTTTATGTATTCCTGAACTTTTAAAAAGTGTCAGGTCGGAAAGATCTGACACAACTTTGAGATTTATAGCGATGCAATCGCTATTTTCGGAAATCCTCGTTAATCTTTTTTTTACTAACTAAATGAGAAGTAAATCAAACGAGGACTATTGGTCATCTCCACAACTTCTTTATAGCCCCTCCTGAAACTTCTGTGGAATCACTCAAGACCTTTGTGCTTACAATTATAAATAGAAAGCTTCAAAACAATTCTTCCGTGGGGCCCCACGGAAGTCCCGTGGGCTCATACGGGCCTTTAGATATTCCCACGAAAGCGCTGTGGGGTTCCACGGAACCTCTGTGGGATACTCCCGAGGTTCCGTGGGAGCTTCCGCACCTTCTGTGGGGGCATTCGGAGGCTAAAAACCTCCCACGGGAGTTCTGTACGGCCCCACGGAACGTCCGTGGGGACTTCCGAAATTTCCGTGGGGCACCACGGGGAAGTCGTGGGGTAGCTTTTTGAAATAATACTTGCTTGGAATGTTTCAAGGTGTTAATATTGAATCGATTATATATTTTTCATTTTCAAACTTTTACCAACTATCACAACCAACAACAGTGGATATCTGCCAAGGGCGGATAAAGACAAAGCTATTTGGCTTAAAAATTTCTCGGTTAAACTTTCTAACCATGCAGGAATTGTAGGATTATCTCCGGATGAGGTGATCTCTGTTTCTAATGATGCCAGTGCATATCTGTATACCATAGAACTGGTGGAAAATGTTAAAAAGGATTCGGCACAGAAAGTGGCTTTTAAAAACATTCTGGCAGAAGGTGAGGAATCGGTACCGCTTACTTATCCATCTCTCACGCTCAATGTCACCCAGCCAACGGTAGCTTTAAAAGCGGGGATCTTTAAGAGAATTCCGAAATTGGTGCAAAGGATCAAAAATCACCCCAACTACAATGATTCCATTGGTAAGGATTTAGGTATTATCGGGGCTGAGTCGACTTTTGACAGGAATACGCTTAAACCTCAGATTAGCGGCGCTCTGGATGCACATCGTCCGCTTATCAAGTGGAAAAAGGGTGTTGCTGACTCCATTGACATCTATGTGGATCGCAACGATGGCAAAGGTTTTGTGTTCCTCGCCAATGATTCTACTCCGGACTATATAGACACGTTTCCGCTTCCTTCCGGGGAAAAGGATACAGCTATCTGGTCTTACAAAGGAATCTTCAGGCTGCACGACGAGCAGGTAGGCGAGTTCTCCAACATTGTTAACATCACTGTTACAAGACAAGTAGCGGTGTAAAAAGAATTGCTGTTTGTTATCAATTTAACCCTTCAGGTCTTTATGATTTGGAGGGTTATTTTTTAGTGAGGGAGGATGATTTCTTTTGTCACTGGAGTTTTCAAGAGGTATCCTCGAATTGAAAATGAAGACTATTGCGAGATTAAAAAGGTACTTTACAGTATCAATCTCTTAACTTATCAATAATAAATTGATAATAATCAGATTTAAATAAACCTTTAAATATGCTTTTGTATGTATTGTTGGCCTTCAAAAATTTTAATAAGTAATCTTTAAATTCATCATAGTGAATGATGACATCTATCCCATACATGGCGTTCGATATATCTGTAGCATCAAAGATGTAATCTGAAATCCTATTCTCTTTACTGTAGCACGTTCCAACCCAAATGTATTTAGGATAACTTTTTATTAAATAAGATATTTTTAATGAATTATCCAACTCACTATTTTTTATCTCTGTTTTAAAATCTTCACTGTACATTACTCTTAAGTCCCACACAAAACCTGGTGCGAGAATATTTTCAAAAGCTGTTGTATATATAGTCGCAATGGTTCTGATGATAGGCTCAATATCATCGTAAGATATTCTTATTTTCGAAAATACGGGTATGATTATGCTTTCAACATAAGTAGGTGGTTTTATTCCACTTTCGTGAAATTTGGTCCATGAGGTATCCAAATCAAATATTCCTGAAAACTCAGCTCTTGCAAAAGGTCCCCATTGATCATCATGGTAATAAACCTTTTCAATAAGTTTATAAACAGATGATGTTTTTTCATCTTTATTTAAATTTGATAATGCCTTTTTCTTAAATCCGGAAACTGTTACTGCATGTAAACCATATCTCACATTATCTAACCGATTCTTCGGTTCTTTATCGTCTTTAAAGCCTGATGGAACTTGAATTACTAAAATGATCGGAGTTCCTATTGAAGAGTAGGCATTTAAAATCTTTTGCAAATACTGATTGTCTATTTTTTCACTTCCTTTTATTGGCAATCTTATTTCAACCTCCAGACCACAGTTTTCGATAGCTTTGCACATTTGACTTATTTCAAGTCCTTCTTTGTTTGGAAGCAGCCTCCCTTTATTAGGAACAGTTTCACCTGCATCTTTAGTGATTTCACCGGGTGTCTTTAAAACTATAGTATAGTCTTCAGAGGCCTTATGTAACATGCTCCATATTGCAGTTGTTGCGCATGCACTCAATGCAGTGTCTTGTTCCTGAAATGCTAATGAATCAATCGTTAACTTTATACCGAAAAGATGAATCGGGTATAATCGTGTTCCCCAAAAGTTCCGCTCTCCGGTTGTTTTACCTTTAGGATAGTTTTTAAATATTGTTGTTCCTATTACAGTTACGGATATCGGCTTGACAACTAAAAATCCGGCATAGTTATTCCAGAATTCATGAGCTTGTTTTGTATCTGAAAGAAAAACTTTTCTAAGTCTACTTGACTAAATGTATTTGTGAAAAAATGAATTCTCTTGCAATATTTTTTATAATCTTTAAAGCAAGTAGCGTAATAAGCAGCAAAATCTTTTAAGTAGTCTTTACTGATATATTTATCTTCAATTACAATGGTTTTTATCTTAAGACCTTGAGTTCCTAAATATTCTTTTAAATATAAATATTGTCGCTTATTTTGAATGACATCGACTGGGGTACTGTCATTGGAAAGTTCCTGAGCAAGGATATCCTCGGAGTATGAAAGGACTTTCACTCTATTAAAGTTTTACAACAGACTTTAATTTAGAAGGATCAATTGCTTTTCTTAGTATGGATTCCTGTTGTTTTTGGAATATATTTTCAATGCTGGCTTTCATTTCAGGAGAGGTAAAGTCAACTTTTTTAACTTCCCAATCAGCTCCTTTTATGATAATTTTGTTAATTTTTTTTGCCATAGTTTTGAAAAAGATCTTCAAACCTATTTATTAGATTTTAAAAACCAATAAATTTTGCTAAATTTTTTGGTTAGTGTTAAATTTTTTAATCGGTGAGTATAGTAAAAATAATAAACTCATCATACATATTTCATTACCTGTGTTTTATCAGCCATTAGAAATTATTGAATCTCAATCCTCATCTGGCCCTTCACTAATCTTATCACTTTGTAAGTACTGATTACAAATTATTTTTACGATTATTTAAACGATTTTTTTTTCTAACTTAGAGATTTAGGAAAAAACAATATTAACTCATTGATTGCCAGTTTAGATTTTTTGCCGGAATACAAACAGGAGGAGCTGAAGCTTATCACAGATCTGGTTGTGGAAAAGATGAAGCCTGCTAAACTGCTGCTTTTCGGAAGTTATGCGCGGAATACCTGGGCTGAGGAGGAAAAAGTAGAAGAGGGTAACCGGTTGATTTTCAAAAGTGATTACGACATTCTGGTCATTACTTCTGAAGAACTGGGCAATGTCTCCAGCACCAGATGGCGCAAGACCAAACAAAAGCTGAAGAAGCTGGAATTGTCCACAACTGTTACAGCCATCCACCACAGCGCTGACTTCATCAATAAAGAACTCAAAGCCGGTAGTTATTTCTTCACCGATGTGATCCGTGAGGGGATTGTATTATACGATTCCGGAGAGGTGACTCTAGCAACTCCTGGAAAGGTAAATCCGGATGCGGTGCTTAAAAGGGCTAAAGAGGAGTATGAATACTGGTTTAAAAATGCAGAACAATTTCAAAAAGGCTATAGAATGTATTTTGAAGATGGAGATTATAAGTTTGCTGCATTTCATCTTCACCAAGCCACTGAAAGCTTTTACTCAGCTGTTGCCTTAGTCTTCACACATTACAAAGGCAAGAACCATGACCTTGATGAATTAGGTAAGACTGCTGCGGTAATCAATAGAGAATTCCGAACTGTATTCCCAAAAGAAACCCAAGAACAGATTGATCGTTACGAGCTGTTGAAGAAGGCTTATATTGATGCAAGATATAAGAAGGGGTATACGATTACGAAAGAGGATTTGGAGTATTTGAGTGAGAGGATAGAGGTGTTGAGGGAGTTGGTGAAGAGGGTTTGTGAGGAGAGGCTGGGGTGAAGGATTATCTTAGCTTCTTATTGAAATTTAAATAATCCCCTTCTGACTAAGCTCAGCAGGGGATTTTAGTTTGAGAATATAAAGATTAAGCTAAATCTTCAATCGGAGCAGTAGGAGCATCTCTTTTTACTGCTTCAATTCCGTTTTCTCTTGCTTGTATGGTAGTGTACATTTCACTAACACCAATGACTTCTCCATTTGCAGCTTTTAATACAAAATAATAATAGTTGTTAGTAGATATTTTTCTTTCGTACTTACTGTCATAAGGAGCATTTGCTTTGACGGAGGCAATCCCATTTAAACACGATTGCTTTGTGGTGTAGCCTTCTCCGGAAAGAATGTTTTCTCCATTTCTGGCCTTTAAACGATAGTAATATTGTGTACTTCGGTTCACCTGAAATTTAGGGTTGTTCATTTTATTGAATTTTTTATTATCTAATAAAAGTATTGGCTTGCAACGCAATCCATTTGCGTTGAATAGATTTTTTATTATTTTTTTGAAATATTTTTTGTCTATCTTGAGAGAATAACATCATCAGTATTGGGATTATAATTAAATGATATGGGCTGATGAAACTGTTACTAGGTTTGAGGCTCATAGTAGGAAAGTTTTTTAAATGTGCTACAGGTGAAGTGTTCTTCACTAAAAATGAATTAATTGTAAACCATCGTTTTAATTTTATCGGCTTTACAATGCTGAGGCATTAGTTCAAGAAAATCTTTTAGGAATTCTTTGGCCTTCTTCAACTTTAGATGATAGTTCCTTTAAAGCTTTTATTGGGAAGCTTAATAATTCTTTTCCAAAGCCTTTTCGATGACTGTATGCTTGATTGATTATTTTACCTGGTCCATTGAAAATTTCGGATATTGTTCCGTCTTCTTCAAATTTTAATCCTAGATAATAGTCGCAGCAGTTTTTAAAGGTAAGGCTGTTTTTAAATGTAGCTTTTATCTGTACTTTCTGTCCGGTTGAAGTAACTCCATCGTAATGTTTCTCTAATTTTTCGTATAGTTTAAGATCATACAAAACCTCAGCAGCTATTTCACCAAGGTCCCCGACTAATCTTCCATCCATCGTGAACTCTTTATGTGGATATCGTGCTTTTAGCTCTTTTATGATTGCTTGTATTTCAGAAATTTTGTTTTTGACGAATTGAAGATTATTTTCCATATTTTTTTGTTGGTAGAATTCCCCTGCAAGACAAACGGAAATTTCCAGATTTTATAAGAGTTTTATAAGGTGCAGATTTTTAGGTTCTTTAATGTCGAATTTTTATTTTATCCCAGCTTTTCGATTGCTTCCTATGTTTCAAAATATTACGAGCTTCCAATTGAGGAGAAACCTTTCTGTTCCCATTCAATGTAGACATGGCTTGAGCAGATTTGCAAATTTCTATTTCGTCCTATTGCGGTCATCAAAATTTTATTGTATTCTTATTGGTTATAAAAACTAAATTTTATTAATGACCCCTCAAATGAATTCCGCTCACAGCGATCTGGTTGGTTTTATCTGGAACATAGCCAATAAATTGCGTGGGCCATATCGTCCTCCTCAATACAGAAGGGTAATGTTGCCAATGACGGTTTTACGTCGGATGGACTCTGTGCTTGAAAATAATAAAGATCAGGTAATTCAACAATATCAGAAACTGAAAGCGCAGAATCTTTCTGAAGAAGCCATTCATAAGATTATAGCTACCAAAGCTTCTGGTGATCGCAATCACCCTTTATACAACATTAGTCCTTTTACCTTCAAAAAAATGTTGGGGGATCCTGATGGTATTGCCAAAAACCTTGTAGCTTATATCAATAGTTTTTCTCCAAAGGCATTGGAGATCTTTGAAAAATTTGATTTTGAAAAAGAGATTGAAAAACTGGACAGTGCCAACCGCTTGTTTACCATTGTAAAAGAATTTGCAGATATTGACTTGCACCCAGATAGGGTATCGAATCTGAACATGGGTTATGTGTTCGAAGAGCTGGTAAGAAAATTTAACGAACAGGCCAATGAAGAGGCGGGAGACCACTTTACACCCCGTGAAGTAATTGGCTTAATGGCTAATCTTTTATATACAGATGAAGAGGAAGTTTACAAACCTGGCATTGTGCGCACTATCTATGATCCTACATGTGGAACAGGTGGGATGCTTTCAGTTTCAGAAGAATACATTAAGGAACAGAATCCCCAAGCCAATCTGGTACTGTTTGGACAGGAATACAATCCTGAATCGTGGGCAGTATGTTGCTCAGACCTTTTGATAAAAGATGAGTCTGTGGATAACATTGTATTTGGCGATACGCTTGGGGATGGAAAAACTGGTGACGGACACCCTCAGGAGAAATTTCACTACATGATGTCTAACCCGCCTTTTGGAGTAGAATGGAAACCGCAGCAGGACTTTGTGGTTAAAGAATACAATACCTCAGGTTTTAAGGGCAGGTTCGGACCCGGACTGCCAAGGATCAACGATGGAGCCTTGCTGTTTCTTCTGCATATGATTTCCAAGATGCACGATGCTCCGGAAGATGGTGGAGATGGATCTAAGATTGGTATTGTTTTCAATGGATCGCCTTTGTTCACAGGGGACGCAGGCTCCGGGGAAAGTAACATCAGAAGGTGGATCATTGAAAATGACTGGTTGGATGCTGTAGTGGCATTGCCCGACCAGTTGTTTTACAATACCGGCATTTTTACCTATATCTGGATTGTAAG
Protein-coding sequences here:
- a CDS encoding T9SS type A sorting domain-containing protein, encoding MRIVSFLVTIFISNTLQAQINNWSKGAIKTEESFVNSINVDANKEVYFGGSFKDTVQSDDFYFETLPGKYKILCGKYKNDGTLLWVSADGECDFISVYSTDYDQSGNLYVGGMCGGDITFNGITYPQMDAGFFVKYDNQGNPQWIRFIKGDSEYNYNILTSLKVDSENNIYTYGLYSGIIDFGDTTVACLQGIGASALLAKFDPSGLFLWARSYLPTGGDLLVTKAEAIEIDGDDNVYVSGGLLGTLTIDSTTITSFEKEDIFINKVDKNGNSKWLIKEGVDGIDEYGKLSAIHDDALYYIMVFQGDSTVVNGQIHRGVNSVYSLVTGHVLIKYDTSGVVQWSKLVATPIQNLGHIQTFKIDLDKRGNIIAGGCYSGGVDFIDTTISNNGNFDPYILRLDPSGNLIDAWSEGYKTTEYVTDMEVDDCGNYYLGGMFIDSTGLGGIPLKTKSEKAAHFISRISTNKDCDLILGMGKQSSDMSDIMIFPNPAYNNESAQISIGEAMSGAINIRLKDVMGNKVHEQTAFFNNDLSLKVATDNLVSGTYFVEISDEKRSQVKKLVVVK
- a CDS encoding endonuclease/exonuclease/phosphatase family protein, whose amino-acid sequence is MTQITIATFNCENLFRRFKFEKGINSATTKTEGFIIDPKKFDIIIDAERAATAAAIKETKADIIALQEVENMDALKQFNNQFLSKSGYKYKAIIDGNDPRFIDVAILSKVPFDAIRTHQFLRTANNKSYIFSRDCLEVEFNIEGKPLTLFVNHLKSMMDGREVTSERRKIQAEAVVDILKKKYGSNPGNHNWIVLGDMNDYRPSSALDIFFDNKWIVDVLERLPEDERWTHFYDKKKEYRQIDYILLSKKLATGNKESIPRIIRKG
- a CDS encoding HEPN domain-containing protein, with translation MIASLDFLPEYKQEELKLITDLVVEKMKPAKLLLFGSYARNTWAEEEKVEEGNRLIFKSDYDILVITSEELGNVSSTRWRKTKQKLKKLELSTTVTAIHHSADFINKELKAGSYFFTDVIREGIVLYDSGEVTLATPGKVNPDAVLKRAKEEYEYWFKNAEQFQKGYRMYFEDGDYKFAAFHLHQATESFYSAVALVFTHYKGKNHDLDELGKTAAVINREFRTVFPKETQEQIDRYELLKKAYIDARYKKGYTITKEDLEYLSERIEVLRELVKRVCEERLG
- a CDS encoding YegP family protein translates to MNNPKFQVNRSTQYYYRLKARNGENILSGEGYTTKQSCLNGIASVKANAPYDSKYERKISTNNYYYFVLKAANGEVIGVSEMYTTIQARENGIEAVKRDAPTAPIEDLA
- a CDS encoding DUF6998 domain-containing protein, which produces MENNLQFVKNKISEIQAIIKELKARYPHKEFTMDGRLVGDLGEIAAEVLYDLKLYEKLEKHYDGVTSTGQKVQIKATFKNSLTFKNCCDYYLGLKFEEDGTISEIFNGPGKIINQAYSHRKGFGKELLSFPIKALKELSSKVEEGQRIPKRFS
- a CDS encoding type I restriction-modification system subunit M, encoding MNSAHSDLVGFIWNIANKLRGPYRPPQYRRVMLPMTVLRRMDSVLENNKDQVIQQYQKLKAQNLSEEAIHKIIATKASGDRNHPLYNISPFTFKKMLGDPDGIAKNLVAYINSFSPKALEIFEKFDFEKEIEKLDSANRLFTIVKEFADIDLHPDRVSNLNMGYVFEELVRKFNEQANEEAGDHFTPREVIGLMANLLYTDEEEVYKPGIVRTIYDPTCGTGGMLSVSEEYIKEQNPQANLVLFGQEYNPESWAVCCSDLLIKDESVDNIVFGDTLGDGKTGDGHPQEKFHYMMSNPPFGVEWKPQQDFVVKEYNTSGFKGRFGPGLPRINDGALLFLLHMISKMHDAPEDGGDGSKIGIVFNGSPLFTGDAGSGESNIRRWIIENDWLDAVVALPDQLFYNTGIFTYIWIVSNKKQANRKGKVQLIDATKHFQKMRKSLGNKRNELSDAHIAEITRLYGEFKHDNTSKVLIDGESKEKICSKIFNNREFGYLKITVERPLRLNFTISDERIERLKDETAFAALTESKKKDKSEKEAEIKEGLALQESILEALSKFKTDKQYKDREKFLKVLDNALKNLKLAPALKNLKLAPALKKAILSALSERDAEAEICRDSKGNPEPDADLRDTELVPLPGKISLPLPLDYDAKADNKELLKLVKKHIDEYLKKEVLPHVPDAWVDYSKTKVGYEIPLNRHFYVYEPPRGLDEIESEIEKVEAEILEMLKDLKL